A portion of the Eulemur rufifrons isolate Redbay chromosome 30, OSU_ERuf_1, whole genome shotgun sequence genome contains these proteins:
- the LOC138378683 gene encoding protein Cripto-like, producing the protein MAFSTAFELGLVAGLAHKLTDPSQGDVAFRNDSIWSQEEPAVPLRSSLFVPPMKIQSQKELNRTCCLNGGTCMLGAFCACLPFFYGRNCQYDSRKDNCGTIPHDTWLPKKCSICRCWHGELRCIPQTFLPGCDDNATTVEPTDASGTPEIPLSAWITFMLAGICLSLQSYY; encoded by the coding sequence ATGGCCTTTTCCACAGCTTTTGAACTGGGATTAGTTGCTGGGTTGGCCCACAAACTTACAGATCCATCTCAGGGAGATGTGGCCTTCAGAAATGACAGCATTTGGTCCCAGGAGGAGCCTGCAGTTCCTCTTCGGTCTTCCTTGTTCGTGCCACCCATGAAAATACAGAGCCAGAAGGAGCTAAACAGAACCTGCTGTCTGAATGGGGGAACCTGCATGCTGGGGGCCTTTTGTGCCTGCCTCCCCTTTTTCTACGGCCGAAATTGCCAGTATGATTCACGCAAAGACAACTGTGGGACTATACCCCATGACACCTGGCTGCCCAAGAAGTGCTCCATCTGCAGATGCTGGCACGGTGAGCTCCGCTGCATTCCTCAGACGTTTCTACCTGGGTGTGACGACAATGCGACGACGGTTGAGCCCACCGATGCTTCCGGGACTCCAGAAATACCACTGTCTGCATGGATCACTTTTATGTTAGCTGGCATCTGCCTTTCTCTACAAAGTTACTATTAA